The sequence below is a genomic window from Ovis canadensis isolate MfBH-ARS-UI-01 breed Bighorn chromosome 8, ARS-UI_OviCan_v2, whole genome shotgun sequence.
TTTTAGAGAATGGAGTTGGGAGGAATTGCATgtcctttgttttaaattttcttttgttttgaaggATCCTCCAGTTTCCCCTCAGTCTTGCCTCTTCCCTCCTTCATTGTGTGGTTTCCAAAAAGcacctgtcttttctttctttttttaaacaactatATTGAGATATATTCATAGACCATATAGTTCCCCCACTTAAAGCATACAATTAAATGGTTTTGTTATAGGAGTTGTGTGACCACCACCAGCATCAGATTTAAGAACATTTTGTCCTtcaaaaaagggcttccctgatggagaagggctaggctccccactccagtattcttaggcttcctttgtggctcagttggtaaagaatctgcttacaatgcgggagacctgggttcaatccctgggttgggaagatcccttggagaagcgaagaagcaaaaggctacccactccagaattctggcctggagaattccatggactatacagtccatggggttgcaaggagttggacacgactgaacgactttcaccttcacttctgTCCTTCAAAAAGAAACCCTGTCCCAACTTAGAGGTCCCTCCCATTCCCTTCCACCTCACCCCCTTGCCCTAGACCATCACCAATCTGCTTTCTTTCTATGTAGTTTGTGTCTTCTGGACATTTCCTGTGGGTAGAATCATAAAATGTGTGATCCTTTTGTGAATGGACTCTGCCTCTTCTCATTCCTATATTCACTTGTAAGTCCCTTTCCTGGTCAGCATGCTCATGGACCAAaataccttttcattttatttttatagtatttcCAGAATTGCtcttcttctccatgacaacatGGTGGAAGTATGGGAGataaattattgatttttattttccatcatttattttttagataaattGAAGTTTGGATATTTGTTGTCTTCTAATTATGCTGAAAGCAtagttttgtatatttttatttggtcGTCTTGTTGTCCTCTATTGTTTTTCAGAAGAAACTTTGGAAAATCCTGATTTACATGGTCTCTTTGTGTTGGCAGCCCAGATTTTCTATAATTCCCTTTTTTAGTTCTGAATATTTGGGGGCACTGATAGTTACAAGTTAATTTGGAATTTTACTGTATTATCGATAAGGCTAATTTTAGGTTCTGACGGTGCTTATTGCTTTTTCCAGATAAAGCCTAACTCTATAAAACTCCAGTCTCAAGAGATTTCACTTTAAGGCCATGACTCAATATTAGATGAGAGACAATTTTGAAGAACAATCCTGAGTCTAGAAGATCTGCTATAAATCATCTTGTATTTCAGAAGTCATCTTCCTGTTATAAAGAATTCATTGCCTAGATTTGACATGAAGAGTTGTTTTAGAAATTTTGATACAAGCATTTGTGATAACTGTAAACATTGGATATAACAAATATGGTCTTTCCACAGGAGAAAAACATGACAATATAAGATAGAAGGATGCTAAAATAGATCCAAAAATGAAGGAACATGaatatcctttttatttattaataccgGCTTGTTTTGTTATTTCTATATTATAGATTTGGTGCATACTGTCATAGACTATATTAACAAACTGGAGAGAACTTTTGTTGTAAAATCTAACTCCTTCATTTgaagaaagtaataaaataagtgagtttaaataaatttttataaaaatcacaCAGAATGTTTGGAACCCTGAATCAATTAGCTTTTGCTGTGTAACAATCCACCCCATTTACTTAGCTCACAATTCTGCAGCAGGACAACTTGGGCTGGAGTCAGCTTGATGGATTTTCTGTTGGTCTTTTTTCATGAACCATACTCAGTTGCTAGGTTGACTGTATTTAAAATTCAGCAcatactgagttttccaaatagaaaattctaaaattatatcCAGGTATCAGGGGGAAATATACTGAAATGTTTGGGATTTGAGTGAGAACAACAGACTTTAGGATAGTGTGAAAATcaatatgggtgtgtgtgtctgtgtgtggtggaTGATAAGGGTGGAGGGGTCTTCTAATATTCAGCATGTCTTTCCAGTTAATGCAGGACTCTGCTACCCAGTGTTAttcaagaatatatttttagttcACAAAAAGAAGCAATAAGGTATTTGGGAAAGGCATTTTCCCCTCCTTACAACAGGAAATCTGGACAAGTTCTGTGAACTGGAGGATACTGGTGTATAGCAGAGATTCTATGGAGGTTCAGGGGATAGGAATTTCATGATCACAAGGGCATGATAATAGCGTGAACCAGCTTGGGGACCAAGAAAGAGTTCAGCAGTCTGCAAAGCTCATGTCATCAATGAGTGAAAGATAAAGGTGACAGTCCAGGAGTTCTGGAAGTAATACATAAATCAGTCAGCCCCCCAGATGGTTCTAGCCCAGCACTTCCTGTCTCAGAATGAGAACGGATGTGAGGCATCATGCAGCCTGCAGGGTGGGAGACACTGGTGGGGGATTTGAAAGTGGACAGAGGAAAAGGCAAAGTCAATGTGACTATGAAATTCTTTATCGATTTTTGGCACATTGGTTACTACTGTAATTAAAAAGGAAGTAATCTTTGGATTATATTCGCAACTATAAAAATTTATGAGCTCAATAAAGAAGAGCCTTTTTTCAAAATATGAGACTTTTTAATTATCAATTTcttaaagataagaaaatagtGTAAGCAATGTGGAATGTTGCAGCTAAAAAGATGTCGTTTTACAtcctttattgtttttctttgataaatGAAGCCTAACAGCTTCATTTATTTATACCCACCCAACATCAAATCCAAAACCTAAGTTAATCAAATATTCCATAGTCCTCATTTGCATTTTGCCTGTATATTTAGTTGAACACCTATCTATAAATCATATTACCTATTTGTTTTCTTGGTTTCAGAGGATGTGATAATGTCCTTCACAGTATCCGTGGCAACGGTACTTGTAATCGGAGGATTTATTTGGGCTTTGTCTGTCTGTTTGTCTCGAAGAAGGGCCAGCGCCCCCATCTCGCAGTGGAGTTCAAGCCGGCGATCCAGATCTTCGTATACCCACGGCCTCAACAGAAATGGATTTTACCGCCACAGTGGCTGTGAACGTCGAAGCAACCTCAGCCTGGCAAGCCTCACTTTCCAGCGACAAGCTTCCCTGGAACAAGCCAATTCCTTTCCAAGAAAATCAAGCTTCAGAGGCTCAACTTTCCACCCCTTTCTGCAATGCCCACCACTTCCTGTGGAAACTGAGAGTCAGCTGGTGACTTTCCCTTCATCCACTACCTCCTCCACCATCAACACTTCCCACAGCCTGGGCCGTCCAGATTTCCACTGGTCCAATAACAATCTTCGGATTGGCAtttcaccaccacccccacctgccTATGAGTCCATCATAAAGGCTTTCTCGGACTCCTGAGTAGGGTGCTTCTGTTttcgtttctttcttttcttgttttttattgaagggaAATTACAAATAGGCAAAACAGAATTTTGAGGACATGGCCCAAATGCCTAGTGAGTTTCCAAGCTGAAATATGCACACACAAGTTGGACATCACAATGTAaaacagatttccttttttttttttgtctcacacacaaaaataatatttttccaaatagttatatatttatgtattttgtattCAACGTGGGAATTTTTAAAGATAGCGATTCTTACCAAAGAATCAACTGGATACAGTATATATGTCTTTTAGACTAAAACAAAAACTTTGGATTTTTGTGGTTTACAATTTTTATTCAATGTCCAATGTGACTATAAAGGGGAAAAATTACtgtgtaactttaaaaaattcctgTCTTAAGGGATTTTAGTTTAACTTTCTTAAGAAAGACAAGTGAATCATTTGACAATCTTGGATTTTTAGTGATTTTATGGACATAAAATGATGGAACATAGGAGATTCTATAGTTTCTTGATTTTACTCATTTGTGGCAAGTGAGGAAATCAAGCAAAGAAAGCTGAACTCAGTGAGTGTTACAGAATAGTGCAATTCTGAcacttattttttcccccaactccTTTTGTTCTTTTCCCAAGAATAGTTATCCTCTTTACTGAGGCAAAATCCTCAGATTTACTCACTTGATGATTTGACCTTTCTTTACTGTTTTTGTTATATTGTtataaaaacaatagcaaatcCAATTCATTTGCTCTAAAAACAAACTCTAATACCGAGTTTACGTTTTTCTTAAGGGATAAACTTTATTCCTTACATTTAAATCTAGCAATGGGGAAAGCTTGTTACCTAAGGATTTTCTGTAACTTCAAAGACAAATAAAGGAGGGCTAGTAGAGAGAAAGTCTGTTATCCAAATTAGATGTTACAGCCGTGAAGAATTTTCCTTCCTGGATGGGCCCATCAGTCATCATCTTTTATTTACTTCTCTATGGATTTCAACCTCAGCTTCTGTGAAGAGTCTTTGTACAAAGATGAAACTATGCCAGCTGGTCCTTGGTGCAGACAGTTATTTAAGGAGTCCATCTCCACAAGAAGCCACCCTTTTAAAGGAAAAGAGCTTCAGTGGCCAGAGATGACTGGCTGGTCTTTTTCATTTAAGGACATGAGTTCCCAGAATTATTACTCAGAAGACCTGGGGTTTGTTTCTGATATAGTGAATATTTAGCTTATGTTGCTGTTTCTTCTCTGAACACTGGGATTTTCCGTGAAGAAAAATGTCCTCTCATGATAATTTCTGCAATGCAGCAGTCCCAGCTAATGGTGTCTGAATACGATTCAATACTGTAATAGATATTTACTCAATAAAAGATTCTGCAtagcattttctttatttttttttttagcttacaTTTTCCACTGTTCCTCAAGAACAGTTATGCTTAATGATGTCTATAGTAAATGTCTATAAATAGATGCTTTCTAATGCAATATACctgaaaggaggaaggaggagagaaggaagggacagaggaagaaaggaaggaaagagaaaaaaagctcGAAAGATAGCAAATTTGttgtaagttttttttaataaaaacttagTTATAGCcacataaaattttaagagatctttgcttgttgctgttcagtcgctaagtcgtgtccaagtctgtgggaccccatggactacagcacaccaggcctccctgtccctcactacctcctggagttttctggaaatcatgtccattgagtcagtgatgccattcaactctATCTTTGCTTGTATGCCATCTTTAATGTCTAATATGCGAGGCAAGCAAAGTATATGGTTTTTGTGTAGAATTTATGTTGAGAGTGAAAACTGCTTCATCTCTCTTAGATAAGGAAAATGAGAGCAGAAATCCTCTCTATTTAACCATCTGAAAGAATTATTACCTCTTCCCTCACCAAGTTATGAAATGATCAAAATGAGTATGTTGTAAATGTGCAATGtataaaacatgaaattaaaaactggaGGCCTTCTcttaatgtaattattttatttgaaatatttagttgattatgaaataaaattaaactgaTGTCAATTTTgattctgagtttatttattgAATAGCTTGTGACTGTTTCCTATTTATATGGTATTTTAACTTAATCAAGATCATTCtctaaaaaatgggaaaaaatcatTCTTTATAAACTATTCTAGAGACACAAACCTTGTTTTATCTAATAATGTATAATAGAAAAAGGGTATGATCACAAAGAAAAAACCcgaatttttaatgaattaatatagATGAAAAATAAGTTATTTGTTAAAAACATGAATTTAGATTCTTATCTCACTTAGATAAACAATTCCAGaattgtttaattaatttttttagagAATAaactttttgagatataatttactttACATGTTATActagttttaagtgtacaacatAAGGATTTGACATATGAATGTACTGCAAAACGATCACCATAGTCCACTCTAATTAACATCTGCAGCCACATTTAGttacttgtgatgagaactttgaggatctaccctcagttcagttcagttcagtcgctcagtagtgtctgactctttgcgaccctatggacagccgcacaccaggcctccctgtccatcaccaactcccggagcttactaaaactcatgtccatcgtgtcagtaatgtcatccaacagtctcatcctctgtcgtccccttctcctctcgccttctatctttcccagcaccagggtcttttccaatgagtcggctctttgcatcaggtggccaaagtattggagtttcagcttcagcatcagtccttccaatgaatattcaggactgatttcctttaggattgactggttggatatatCCATCTTTACAATGTATATGATCtatttttagcaactttcaaatatacaatacagtacaATTAACTATAGTTACAATGTGGTACATTACATCTCCAGGGTTTATTTATTTCACAACTAGATGTTTATGCCTTTTTTGACAAGTTTCACCCTTTTGatctccactccccacccccccccccaccttgtcTGGCAGTCTGTTCTCTGATATCAGTAGACAGTCTTATTGGTTCATTTGGAATTTTGTCTAATGTATATATTGCCTAGTTTTGAAACAACTAGAAATAAACTttctgaaattaagaaaaagaacccTAGTAATGCATGaaaatcacaagaaaaagaaacaactgcAGAGCTACAGAAGTGTCTAATTTTAGTGCAAATAGTATCTGATTTACacataagaatgaaaaaaaaatcaagctagaaattacaaaaattaactagctactgggtcgggaagatctggagaaggaaatggcaacccactccaatactcttgcctggaaaattccatggacagaggagcctagtaggctctacagtccatggggtcgcaaagtcgcacacgactgagtgacttcaatgtcaatgtcaatGTCAACTAGCTACTGGGTGTTGGGGACAAAAGAAGGGATAGGTTGTCTCTCTTTCATAGTGAGAGTACAGGACATGCTCTTTTGGCTGGCAAATCCTCTACTAGTCTGAAAACCAAATTCCTTTCCCTGACTACCTACCCATGTGATTACAGCAGGAACCATAACCACATCCAATGTAACCTCATTGACTGGTCTCAAAGGCATCTGATTAAACCAATCCTGTGGTCCTTTGCAAAGAATTTTGTGGTAGGGATCCCGAGAGAGATCAGTGTCTCTTTTTAGATGGTTAAAACTGTAAGCAAGATGTAAAAGCATTTTTCTTGCCATGTGATAGGAAAGAAATTAAACTGATCCACAGACAGTAATTAAAAAATTGCATAGTCAATGGATTTGAAATCCTTAGTTTTTGTAGCTCCGGAAGTCTGGACACATTCCTTGCCTTCATAAGGCAAGAGTAATGAAATCTTTCCTGGATTCAACTGAATACTATAATAGCTTTCTAGCAAATTCTCATTTTTCTATAGATCAAATTGAGTTAGACTACAATCACTCTCTGAAAAGGTTTCTAGCAAAACAGAAATTTAATATATACTGCTTTATTTCTGAAGCTGATAAATTAAGAAATATGGGCATAAGTGTATTATGAGAAATTTTATTAGCAGCTGCTGGTAAAATTAGAGtatctattttaagaaaataggcAAAGAACAGATGAGATAACAAATgatagaaaacaaaggaaataatgaaagtgaaagtgtcagatatcagatttaaaataaaatatcaacaaaatgaatttaataagtctacataaatattattgaaataaaatctATTCTTTCCAAAATCAACACAAATGAGATAAATATACA
It includes:
- the MYCT1 gene encoding myc target protein 1 — its product is MRGCVKIIRLLPNYKDTDSKFFFWTHWLFFSLLFFVDIMANNTTSLGSPWPENFWEDVIMSFTVSVATVLVIGGFIWALSVCLSRRRASAPISQWSSSRRSRSSYTHGLNRNGFYRHSGCERRSNLSLASLTFQRQASLEQANSFPRKSSFRGSTFHPFLQCPPLPVETESQLVTFPSSTTSSTINTSHSLGRPDFHWSNNNLRIGISPPPPPAYESIIKAFSDS